A DNA window from Streptomyces sp. B21-083 contains the following coding sequences:
- a CDS encoding TetR family transcriptional regulator: MSAAETEAGPAYGPGLRELKKQRTRDALVRAALTLFTSKGYEHTTVDEIAEAVDVSQRTFFRYFAGKEDAAFAVHRIAEARFIDAVRERPPHEAPLEALRQAVLEGWPTIHEAVESVVPAELQMRMYHLIESTPMLLAAHLRRSAETEEAVARLIAEREGVDVDGDLRPRVVVALFSGLMRLTERRWGAGSDMSVAAMRDLTSTYLDAMGPALAGSWRTE; the protein is encoded by the coding sequence ATGAGCGCCGCCGAAACCGAGGCAGGTCCGGCCTACGGCCCCGGCCTGCGCGAGCTGAAGAAGCAGCGCACCCGGGACGCGCTGGTGCGCGCCGCCCTCACCCTTTTCACCAGCAAGGGGTACGAGCACACGACCGTCGACGAGATCGCCGAGGCGGTCGACGTCTCGCAGCGCACCTTCTTCCGCTACTTCGCCGGCAAGGAGGACGCCGCCTTCGCCGTGCACCGCATCGCGGAGGCGCGCTTCATCGACGCGGTACGCGAACGCCCGCCGCACGAGGCCCCGCTGGAGGCGCTGCGCCAGGCCGTGCTGGAGGGCTGGCCCACCATCCACGAAGCCGTGGAGTCCGTCGTACCGGCGGAGTTGCAGATGCGTATGTACCACCTGATCGAGTCGACGCCGATGCTGCTGGCCGCGCACCTGCGCCGCTCGGCCGAGACGGAGGAGGCGGTGGCGCGGCTGATCGCCGAGCGCGAGGGCGTCGACGTGGACGGCGACCTCCGGCCGAGGGTCGTGGTGGCCCTGTTCAGCGGGCTGATGCGGCTGACGGAACGGCGGTGGGGCGCGGGCTCGGACATGAGCGTGGCGGCGATGCGCGACCTGACCAGTACCTACCTCGACGCGATGGGTCCGGCACTCGCGGGGAGCTGGCGTACGGAGTGA
- a CDS encoding alpha/beta hydrolase codes for MTSFDTSPQLNVWRALLALAVVFVMLATTGWTAVRSHRTPSPLQASLSAWEHGRIGGHALPDPDETPARLTRFFVSLTDHQRDRLVRRYPLALGNMNGAPVGLRYRANRVALYTARETERVRMHDARLSPVGQYEAGRRMHRYDDLLETGRQILAFDPEGSGRVAEVFGDLDRARRVSVVVPGVDTDLLTFQRTNRRYTAPVGMASALYRAEREAGATTRTAVIAWADYTAPSGLGMDAATAMRANSGALRLNALVRGLPGRASVALYCHSYGSVVCGVAAHALPRRVTDIAVAGSPGMRVDNSAQLHTSARVWAMRDADDWIQDVPHLEVGGLGHGADPVSSAFGARVLSARGAQGHGGYFEPGTESLGNFAEIGVGAYDAVLCAEQDQKDQQNRKDDVCLKGLSDGAMAGRA; via the coding sequence GTGACTTCCTTCGACACCTCCCCGCAACTGAACGTCTGGCGCGCACTGCTCGCGCTGGCCGTGGTCTTCGTGATGCTCGCGACGACCGGCTGGACCGCCGTCCGCAGCCATCGCACGCCCTCGCCGCTCCAGGCGTCGCTCTCCGCGTGGGAGCACGGACGGATCGGCGGCCACGCGCTGCCCGACCCGGACGAGACGCCCGCCCGGCTGACCCGGTTCTTCGTCTCGCTCACCGACCACCAGCGTGACCGGCTCGTCCGGCGCTACCCGCTGGCCCTCGGCAACATGAACGGCGCGCCCGTCGGCTTGCGCTACCGCGCCAACCGCGTCGCGCTGTACACGGCTCGCGAGACCGAGCGCGTACGCATGCACGACGCCCGGCTGTCGCCCGTCGGCCAGTACGAGGCGGGGCGCCGTATGCACCGCTACGACGACCTGCTGGAGACCGGCCGCCAGATCCTCGCCTTCGACCCCGAGGGCTCGGGCCGCGTGGCCGAGGTCTTCGGCGACCTCGACAGGGCGCGGCGCGTCTCGGTCGTGGTCCCCGGCGTGGACACCGACCTCCTCACCTTCCAGCGCACCAACCGCAGGTACACGGCGCCCGTCGGCATGGCCTCGGCTTTGTACCGCGCGGAGCGGGAGGCCGGCGCCACGACCCGTACCGCCGTGATCGCCTGGGCCGACTACACCGCGCCCAGCGGGCTCGGGATGGACGCGGCGACGGCGATGCGCGCCAACTCCGGCGCGCTGCGGCTGAACGCGCTGGTGCGCGGGCTGCCCGGCCGGGCATCGGTCGCCCTGTACTGCCACAGCTACGGCTCGGTGGTGTGCGGCGTCGCCGCGCACGCCCTGCCGCGCCGGGTGACCGACATCGCGGTGGCCGGCAGCCCCGGCATGCGGGTCGACAACTCCGCCCAACTGCACACCTCCGCCCGGGTGTGGGCGATGCGGGACGCCGACGACTGGATCCAGGACGTACCCCATCTGGAGGTCGGCGGCCTCGGACACGGCGCCGACCCGGTGTCGTCGGCGTTCGGCGCACGCGTGCTGTCCGCACGGGGCGCGCAGGGCCACGGCGGCTATTTCGAGCCGGGTACGGAGAGTCTGGGCAACTTCGCCGAGATCGGCGTCGGCGCGTACGACGCGGTGCTGTGCGCCGAGCAGGACCAGAAGGATCAGCAGAACCGCAAGGATGACGTGTGTCTGAAGGGTTTGTCCGACGGGGCTATGGCCGGACGCGCGTAG
- a CDS encoding DUF4429 domain-containing protein, translated as MSRMGDVLAGFHAAWEFESDSVLIRFERGLRTPKLFQALGERRIPLEAIAGVTLTPGKRGTVVLRAEPRPGADPLMEAADGQLKEGCDPYRLVLPAERETLAEYYADELRAQLTGRGPAERFLVDAPEVPRAFKAYDAKASFDGRAVSFRWFWTGASSAKWKAGDQTFPVADLIGVEWRSPEVFEGHLRLLRRTDSSGTPVDQDPASVVFGLGYGPVHESLPFAAAVLAAVRSAGGAAAVQLNSGRRDPGDVAERIRHLGELHSAGLVTDEEFSAKKSELLAEL; from the coding sequence ATGAGCCGCATGGGTGACGTACTGGCCGGATTTCATGCCGCCTGGGAGTTCGAGTCCGACTCCGTGCTCATCCGTTTCGAACGGGGTCTGCGCACGCCGAAGCTGTTCCAGGCGCTCGGTGAACGCCGTATCCCCCTGGAGGCGATCGCGGGGGTGACGCTGACCCCGGGCAAGCGGGGAACGGTGGTGCTGCGTGCCGAACCCCGCCCGGGCGCCGACCCGTTGATGGAGGCGGCCGACGGCCAGCTGAAGGAGGGCTGCGATCCGTACCGGCTGGTGCTGCCGGCCGAGCGGGAGACGCTCGCCGAGTACTACGCGGACGAGCTGCGCGCCCAGCTGACCGGGCGGGGGCCTGCTGAAAGGTTCCTGGTGGACGCTCCCGAGGTGCCGCGGGCGTTCAAGGCGTACGACGCGAAGGCGTCCTTCGACGGACGGGCGGTGTCCTTCCGGTGGTTCTGGACAGGCGCGTCGTCGGCGAAGTGGAAGGCCGGCGACCAGACGTTCCCGGTCGCCGACCTGATCGGCGTGGAGTGGCGCTCGCCCGAGGTGTTCGAGGGGCATCTGCGGCTGTTGAGGCGTACCGATTCTTCTGGCACGCCGGTCGACCAGGACCCCGCCTCGGTGGTGTTCGGGCTGGGGTACGGGCCGGTGCACGAGTCGTTGCCGTTCGCGGCGGCGGTGCTGGCGGCGGTTCGCTCCGCGGGTGGGGCGGCGGCGGTTCAGCTGAACTCCGGTCGGCGTGATCCCGGGGATGTCGCTGAACGGATCCGGCATCTGGGGGAGTTGCACTCGGCCGGGTTGGTCACGGATGAGGAGTTCTCGGCTAAGAAGTCTGAGTTGTTGGCGGAGTTGTAG
- a CDS encoding aldo/keto reductase → MTNDDSRLTTAPLGTGGPEVGVQGLGCMGMSFAYGPTDADEARATLERALELGVTLYDTADAYGEGENERFLSPFFKAHRDEVVVATKFALAIPPGEPTRRIIRNDAPYIRQAVEASLKRLDLDVIDLYYMHRRDVNVPIEESVGVMADLVREGKVKQLGLSEVTGSELRAAQAVHPIAAVQSEWSLFSRDIEVGVVPAARELGITLVPYSPLGRGFLTGSFTDADQELTSDDFRRHQPRFTGSNATANAALLAPIKTVAEAHGASLGQIALAWVQQQATTHKLPVVPIPGTRKRSRVEENTKATTITLTDEELATLDPIAAKVTGTRYADMTFTSAGRE, encoded by the coding sequence ATGACGAACGACGACAGCAGGCTCACGACGGCCCCGCTGGGCACCGGCGGCCCCGAGGTGGGTGTCCAGGGCCTCGGCTGTATGGGCATGAGCTTCGCGTACGGCCCCACGGACGCCGACGAGGCCCGTGCCACGCTGGAACGCGCCCTCGAACTCGGAGTGACCCTCTACGACACGGCGGACGCCTACGGCGAGGGCGAGAACGAACGTTTCCTGTCCCCGTTCTTCAAGGCCCACCGGGACGAGGTCGTCGTCGCGACGAAGTTCGCCCTGGCGATCCCGCCGGGTGAGCCGACGAGGCGGATCATCCGCAACGACGCGCCCTACATACGCCAGGCCGTCGAGGCGAGCCTGAAGCGCCTGGACCTCGACGTCATCGACCTCTACTACATGCATCGGCGCGATGTGAACGTGCCGATCGAGGAATCGGTCGGGGTCATGGCCGACCTGGTCCGTGAGGGCAAGGTCAAGCAGCTGGGTCTGAGCGAGGTCACCGGTTCGGAGCTGCGCGCGGCCCAGGCCGTGCACCCGATCGCCGCCGTCCAGTCGGAGTGGTCCCTGTTCAGCCGGGACATCGAGGTGGGCGTGGTCCCGGCGGCCCGTGAGCTGGGCATCACCCTGGTCCCGTACTCCCCGCTCGGCCGAGGCTTCCTGACCGGGTCCTTCACCGACGCCGACCAGGAACTGACCTCGGACGACTTCCGCCGCCACCAGCCCCGTTTCACGGGCAGCAACGCCACGGCGAACGCCGCCCTGCTGGCCCCCATCAAGACGGTCGCCGAAGCCCACGGCGCCTCCCTCGGCCAGATCGCCCTGGCCTGGGTCCAGCAGCAGGCCACCACCCACAAACTCCCGGTCGTCCCGATCCCGGGCACCCGCAAGCGTTCCCGGGTGGAGGAGAACACGAAGGCGACGACCATCACCCTGACGGACGAGGAGCTGGCCACCCTGGACCCCATAGCGGCAAAGGTGACAGGCACCCGCTACGCGGACATGACCTTCACCTCAGCAGGCAGGGAGTAG
- a CDS encoding MerR family transcriptional regulator, whose translation MTVLETPNPTTATPTAPAVPATADSCAGPRQPDRRPDGADRYTISEVVAFTGLTAHTLRWYERIGLMPHIDRSHTGQRRYSNRDLDWLDLVGKLRLTGMPVADMVRYAELVREGDHTYGARFELLESTRRAVLDRIAELQDTLAVLDRKISFYAEADLDAGLVRDVRQEVRQMERVR comes from the coding sequence ATGACGGTGCTGGAGACCCCAAACCCCACCACGGCGACCCCCACAGCCCCAGCGGTCCCCGCCACGGCCGACAGCTGTGCGGGCCCGCGTCAGCCCGACCGGCGCCCGGACGGAGCGGACCGCTACACGATCAGCGAGGTCGTCGCCTTCACCGGGCTGACCGCGCACACCCTGCGCTGGTACGAGCGCATCGGGCTGATGCCGCACATCGACCGTTCGCACACCGGCCAGCGCCGCTACAGCAACCGTGACCTGGACTGGCTCGACCTCGTCGGCAAGCTCCGGCTCACCGGCATGCCGGTCGCGGACATGGTGCGGTACGCCGAACTCGTGCGCGAGGGAGACCACACGTACGGCGCGCGGTTCGAGCTGCTCGAATCGACTCGCCGGGCCGTCCTGGACCGGATCGCCGAGCTCCAGGACACACTCGCGGTACTCGACCGCAAGATCAGTTTCTACGCGGAAGCGGACCTGGACGCGGGCCTTGTCCGCGATGTCCGTCAGGAAGTCCGTCAGATGGAGAGGGTTCGATGA
- a CDS encoding GNAT family N-acetyltransferase: MTLVRRATTQDAGELLRLRQVLIDAMAGADTDVGWQSASMATVTARLADPAGGFAAFVVERPDRAGSLAALAVGTVEYRIGRAGNPHGRIGYVFSVATDPDARRQGYARACTEALLDWFREQEVGQIDLTASADAVPLYASLGFVRQPDPFMRLRLSPS; this comes from the coding sequence ATGACTCTCGTACGCCGTGCCACGACCCAGGATGCCGGAGAGCTGCTCCGGCTGCGCCAGGTGCTGATCGACGCGATGGCCGGGGCGGACACGGACGTCGGCTGGCAGTCCGCGTCCATGGCCACCGTGACCGCCCGGCTCGCCGATCCGGCCGGCGGCTTCGCCGCGTTCGTCGTCGAGCGTCCGGACCGGGCCGGCTCGCTGGCGGCGCTGGCGGTGGGGACCGTCGAGTACCGGATCGGGCGGGCGGGCAATCCGCACGGGCGGATCGGTTACGTCTTCAGCGTCGCCACCGACCCGGACGCTCGCCGCCAGGGATACGCGCGGGCCTGTACGGAGGCGTTGCTGGACTGGTTCCGCGAGCAGGAGGTCGGGCAGATCGACCTCACCGCCTCCGCGGACGCGGTGCCGCTGTACGCGTCCCTGGGCTTCGTCCGCCAACCCGACCCCTTCATGCGGCTGCGGCTGTCACCCTCCTAA